A portion of the Candidatus Bathyarchaeota archaeon genome contains these proteins:
- a CDS encoding MBL fold metallo-hydrolase produces the protein MSAISLHFLGTGGGRFVMISQSRRTAGIRLVYGSEQVHIDPGPGALVFSNWAGLSPQRLGAVIVTHCHPDHYCDAEVFLEAMSQGATRRRGILAASRSVLYGEGGLGPSVSSYHQGLVDRVVPLSPGEGFELGELRFQAVEARHGDPQTVGIRVYAPGIGSVGYTSDTEYFPGLGEGYRGVRLLVLCTMRPRGMPLPLHLSVDDALKIIGEAGPSCVVLTHFGMSMLKAGPDAEAAYLEGETGIPSIAAKDGMKIDISDLIEASGPTKKDGKRIIEA, from the coding sequence TTGAGTGCCATAAGCCTCCACTTCCTCGGGACTGGAGGGGGCAGATTTGTAATGATAAGCCAGTCGAGGAGGACGGCTGGGATCCGCCTCGTCTATGGCTCTGAGCAGGTTCACATAGATCCTGGACCCGGGGCTTTGGTGTTCTCCAACTGGGCTGGCCTGAGCCCCCAGAGGCTGGGAGCGGTAATAGTGACCCACTGCCATCCAGACCACTACTGTGATGCGGAGGTCTTCCTAGAGGCTATGAGCCAAGGAGCGACGAGGAGGAGGGGGATCCTCGCCGCATCTAGGAGCGTGCTCTACGGTGAGGGGGGCTTGGGTCCAAGCGTGTCGAGTTATCATCAGGGCCTCGTGGATAGGGTTGTACCTCTCAGCCCCGGGGAAGGGTTCGAGCTCGGAGAGCTGAGGTTTCAGGCAGTAGAAGCCAGGCATGGTGACCCCCAGACCGTTGGGATTAGGGTTTATGCCCCTGGGATCGGATCGGTCGGTTATACCTCGGATACAGAGTACTTCCCCGGGCTTGGCGAGGGGTATAGAGGGGTTCGACTTTTGGTTCTCTGCACCATGAGGCCCAGGGGGATGCCCCTCCCCCTCCACCTATCCGTCGATGATGCTCTGAAGATTATAGGGGAGGCTGGGCCTTCATGCGTGGTCTTAACCCACTTCGGGATGTCGATGCTCAAGGCAGGGCCTGATGCTGAGGCCGCTTACCTAGAGGGGGAGACAGGGATCCCCTCCATAGCTGCGAAGGATGGGATGAAAATAGACATCTCAGATCTCATTGAGGCCTCAGGGCCC
- a CDS encoding site-specific integrase encodes MRSRWARLLEDPGFRRWYENLARGSEVTAKENARVLYRFLRRCGLTPGGLVEMARRDREGVENLLSDFISGLHREGYAPGYLEGYLKAVRSWLSYNGVELVRRIKIGNRGVTPTLEEERVPTPEELRQILNYAGDRGRCSISLMAFSGLRPQVLGDLTGRKGLELRDLPELRVEGGAVIFTRVPTMVVVRPELSKAGHRYFTFLTSEGCDYLKAYLERRLAMGESLGPRSPVIAVNPGYEKTGWRRGERPSAHVTTKTITKEIRDAMRPRFRWRPYVLRAYFDTQLMMAESRGKISHAYRQFFMGHKGDMEARYTVNKGRLPEDVIEDMRRCYAACEEYLTTRPRGREDPELTTIRTMVESGVLDLTKPQVRSYLIQKLGIGDVEVRVARLRETGLGEEEAYTRLICEELGVEPLRLEAFKLKNPDPKIIDEEKLERYLAEGWEIQTVLPSGRILIRRG; translated from the coding sequence TTGAGGAGTAGGTGGGCGCGCCTCCTGGAGGATCCGGGGTTTAGGCGGTGGTATGAGAATCTTGCTAGGGGTAGTGAGGTGACGGCTAAGGAGAATGCTAGGGTTCTTTATAGGTTTTTGAGGAGGTGTGGTTTGACGCCTGGTGGCCTTGTTGAGATGGCTAGGAGGGATAGGGAGGGGGTTGAGAACCTCCTCTCAGACTTCATCTCGGGGCTTCATAGGGAGGGGTATGCGCCGGGCTACTTGGAGGGTTACCTGAAGGCTGTGCGCTCCTGGCTCAGCTATAATGGGGTTGAGCTTGTGAGGAGGATTAAGATCGGGAATCGGGGGGTGACCCCCACCCTTGAGGAGGAGAGGGTTCCCACGCCTGAGGAGCTTAGGCAGATACTCAACTATGCGGGTGATAGGGGGAGGTGCTCCATAAGCCTCATGGCCTTCTCGGGGCTCAGGCCTCAGGTTCTCGGGGACCTCACGGGGAGGAAGGGACTGGAGCTGAGGGATCTCCCGGAGCTCAGGGTGGAGGGTGGAGCCGTCATCTTCACGAGGGTTCCCACGATGGTTGTGGTGAGGCCTGAGCTGAGCAAGGCTGGGCATAGGTACTTCACCTTCCTCACCTCGGAGGGGTGCGACTATCTGAAGGCGTACCTGGAGAGGAGATTGGCGATGGGTGAGAGTCTGGGGCCCAGGTCTCCTGTCATAGCTGTCAACCCAGGATACGAGAAGACCGGGTGGAGGAGGGGGGAGAGGCCCTCGGCTCATGTGACGACGAAGACGATAACGAAGGAGATAAGGGATGCGATGAGGCCTAGGTTCAGGTGGCGCCCCTACGTGCTGAGGGCGTACTTCGACACCCAGCTCATGATGGCTGAGAGCAGGGGCAAGATAAGCCACGCCTACCGCCAGTTCTTCATGGGCCACAAGGGGGACATGGAGGCCCGATACACGGTGAACAAGGGGAGGCTCCCCGAGGATGTGATCGAGGACATGAGAAGGTGCTATGCAGCCTGCGAGGAGTACCTCACGACCAGGCCCCGGGGCAGGGAGGACCCCGAGCTGACCACCATAAGGACGATGGTGGAGAGCGGGGTCCTAGACCTCACGAAGCCCCAGGTCCGGAGCTACCTCATCCAGAAGCTCGGCATAGGGGATGTGGAGGTTAGGGTGGCAAGGCTGAGGGAGACGGGCCTCGGCGAGGAAGAAGCCTACACGAGGCTTATATGCGAGGAGCTTGGAGTAGAGCCCCTCAGGCTTGAGGCCTTTAAGCTCAAGAACCCGGACCCCAAGATCATCGATGAGGAGAAGCTTGAGAGGTACCTAGCAGAGGGGTGGGAGATCCAGACAGTCCTCCCCAGCGGGAGGATACTGATAAGACGGGGCTGA